In Leptospira ellinghausenii, the following proteins share a genomic window:
- a CDS encoding ParB/RepB/Spo0J family partition protein, with the protein MALGKGKVLGRGLGNLIPVNENNVEISKDEQSGLREIKVTEISPNPHQPRKQFSDASIQELSNTIVEHGVIQPIVVQKNPSGSGFLLVAGERRLRACKLAGFAKIPAIVRDLSEADMMELALIENIQRENLNPMDEAYAYQAIIDKRGLKITDLATRVGKNRATISNLIRLLALPKPLQDWVKEGKLSEGQARPLLSIPDAKKQFEVAQKVIAEGWNVREVENYVSNLLNPEKKSSSSTSVSDKRDASIVKLETKLRNKFSSKVEVSHNETNGKGKIVFSYANLSDMERILEQLGVKL; encoded by the coding sequence ATGGCACTCGGCAAAGGAAAAGTTTTAGGAAGAGGACTTGGTAATTTAATTCCAGTTAATGAGAACAATGTTGAAATTTCTAAGGACGAACAATCAGGACTTCGTGAAATCAAAGTAACTGAAATATCACCAAACCCTCACCAACCTAGAAAACAATTTTCAGACGCATCCATCCAAGAGTTATCCAATACAATTGTTGAACATGGTGTGATCCAACCAATCGTTGTTCAAAAAAATCCATCCGGTTCTGGGTTTCTTTTGGTGGCTGGGGAAAGAAGGTTACGTGCGTGTAAACTGGCTGGTTTTGCAAAAATTCCTGCCATCGTTCGTGATCTTTCCGAAGCAGACATGATGGAACTTGCTCTCATTGAAAATATCCAAAGAGAAAATTTAAATCCAATGGATGAAGCTTATGCTTACCAAGCTATCATCGACAAACGAGGGTTAAAGATAACAGATCTTGCGACTCGTGTGGGAAAAAACAGAGCAACGATTTCCAATTTGATCCGACTCCTTGCATTACCAAAACCTTTACAAGATTGGGTCAAAGAAGGAAAACTTTCGGAAGGACAAGCACGCCCTCTTCTTTCGATTCCGGATGCTAAAAAACAATTTGAAGTCGCACAAAAGGTGATCGCTGAAGGTTGGAATGTTCGCGAGGTTGAAAACTATGTTTCTAATCTTTTGAACCCAGAAAAAAAATCCAGTTCCTCGACCAGTGTATCGGATAAACGTGATGCTAGTATTGTAAAACTAGAAACAAAGTTAAGAAACAAATTTAGTTCCAAGGTGGAAGTGTCCCACAATGAAACCAATGGCAAAGGTAAAATTGTTTTTTCCTATGCCAACCTAAGTGATATGGAAAGAATTTTAGAGCAACTCGGTGTGAAATTGTAA
- a CDS encoding ABC transporter transmembrane domain-containing protein, with protein MQTPDRPKSKNLRVLSKTFSYLRPYRIQMILSSFALLFTAGVTLGLGQGLRHLVDAGFSAKSKQELGYALVFIIFVGILLAIGTYIRHYTVSWIGERVASDIRIDVFKHIIFIHPSFFESNSPGEIQSRITTDTTLIQTVIGSSASIALRNILMFVGGIIFLFITNAKLTMIVLISVPFIVFPILFYGKRVRNLSRNTQDKIANIGTYVSESLLNIKILQSFHHQKVDIDVFSKTVEDAFTVAVARIRQRALLIGTVILFILTGISFMLWVGGTDVLEGKITGGELIAFSFYAIMVANSVGAVSEVLGDLQRAAGATERLMELLLSESEIKGPIHPKPISEVYHYQNSAVLNNVSEKQNGLTILLKDLTFSYPSRPETKAIKGINLEIPANKTTALVGPSGGGKSTLFELILRFYDPTSGSISIGGINIKDLDLEDLRSLIGFVPQQPILFSGTLRENIAYGKPTASFEEIQTAAENAYVMEFFNQLPDGFDTNLGHLGTRLSGGQKQRIAIARAILRNPRILLLDEATSALDSESEQMIQRALDFLVKERTTIMIAHRLSTVVKSDQIVVIKEGEIESVGTHDELLRTSELYERLAKLQFHTELL; from the coding sequence TTGCAAACACCTGACCGACCTAAGTCAAAAAACCTCCGAGTCCTTTCAAAAACTTTTTCCTATTTAAGACCATACCGAATCCAAATGATCCTGTCTTCGTTTGCACTCCTTTTCACAGCGGGAGTTACTTTGGGTCTAGGCCAAGGATTACGCCATTTGGTAGATGCAGGATTTTCAGCTAAATCCAAACAAGAATTAGGTTATGCACTTGTCTTCATCATTTTCGTTGGAATCCTACTCGCAATTGGAACCTACATTCGCCATTATACAGTTTCATGGATCGGTGAAAGAGTTGCTTCTGACATTCGCATTGATGTATTCAAACACATCATCTTCATCCATCCCAGTTTTTTTGAATCCAACTCTCCCGGGGAAATCCAATCTAGGATTACAACCGACACCACTCTCATCCAAACGGTCATTGGGTCATCTGCCTCCATTGCCCTCCGAAATATTTTGATGTTTGTAGGTGGGATTATTTTTCTTTTTATCACCAACGCAAAACTTACGATGATAGTCCTTATCAGCGTTCCCTTCATTGTGTTTCCAATTCTTTTCTACGGAAAACGAGTGAGAAACCTTTCCCGAAACACTCAGGATAAAATTGCAAATATTGGAACATATGTAAGTGAATCCCTTCTCAACATCAAAATCTTACAATCTTTCCACCACCAAAAAGTTGATATCGATGTATTCTCCAAAACAGTGGAAGACGCTTTTACCGTTGCTGTTGCAAGGATCAGACAACGAGCACTTCTGATCGGGACTGTCATTTTATTCATTCTTACAGGAATTAGTTTTATGTTATGGGTGGGAGGAACTGATGTCCTCGAAGGAAAAATCACAGGGGGAGAACTCATCGCGTTTTCCTTTTATGCCATTATGGTAGCTAACAGTGTCGGAGCCGTTTCCGAAGTTCTGGGTGATTTACAAAGAGCAGCAGGTGCCACAGAAAGACTCATGGAACTCTTGTTATCCGAATCGGAAATCAAAGGTCCCATTCATCCAAAGCCTATTTCAGAAGTATACCATTACCAAAACTCTGCAGTTTTAAATAACGTTTCAGAGAAACAAAATGGACTTACGATCCTTTTAAAGGATTTAACATTTTCGTATCCTTCTCGTCCCGAAACAAAGGCCATCAAAGGAATCAATTTAGAAATTCCTGCCAATAAAACTACAGCACTTGTTGGACCATCAGGAGGAGGAAAGAGTACGTTATTCGAACTCATACTTCGTTTTTATGACCCAACTTCAGGTTCCATTTCCATCGGCGGAATCAATATTAAAGATTTAGATTTAGAAGACTTACGATCACTCATTGGATTTGTTCCCCAACAACCAATTCTTTTCAGTGGAACACTCCGAGAGAATATTGCTTATGGAAAACCAACTGCTAGTTTCGAAGAGATCCAAACTGCAGCAGAAAATGCTTATGTGATGGAATTTTTTAACCAGTTACCAGATGGTTTTGATACTAACTTAGGACACTTGGGAACAAGATTATCTGGAGGACAAAAACAAAGGATCGCTATCGCAAGAGCCATCCTTCGTAATCCAAGAATCCTTCTACTTGATGAAGCAACATCAGCACTTGATTCAGAATCCGAACAGATGATCCAAAGAGCTTTGGATTTTTTAGTGAAGGAAAGGACAACTATCATGATTGCACATCGTCTCTCAACAGTTGTGAAATCAGATCAAATTGTTGTGATTAAGGAAGGAGAAATTGAGTCCGTTGGAACACACGACGAACTCTTACGAACAAGTGAGTTGTATGAGCGTTTAGCGAAATTACAATTTCACACCGAGTTGCTCTAA
- a CDS encoding YaaR family protein has product MIIQNNNPKSVSTQAKKGSKEKLNASFAPVDEAKQSFLEILESIVPSGKEETRELNELWKDLPDLEKDLIKDPNHKNLESYKKHIKQIAELILKKNYKVMQAAQRGRNDQKDVRYVKVVDEKLDLLAKTMFSPNNSAFVILKQLDEIRGLLIDLKG; this is encoded by the coding sequence ATGATCATCCAAAACAACAACCCTAAGTCGGTCTCGACTCAGGCAAAAAAAGGTTCCAAAGAAAAACTAAATGCTTCCTTTGCTCCCGTCGATGAAGCCAAACAAAGTTTTTTAGAAATTTTAGAGTCGATTGTTCCTTCTGGAAAAGAAGAAACAAGAGAACTGAATGAACTTTGGAAAGATTTACCAGATTTGGAAAAAGACCTGATCAAAGATCCGAATCACAAAAACCTCGAATCTTACAAAAAACATATCAAACAAATAGCAGAACTTATTCTCAAGAAAAACTACAAAGTGATGCAGGCAGCCCAACGCGGACGAAATGACCAAAAAGACGTTCGTTATGTGAAGGTAGTGGATGAAAAATTGGATCTTTTGGCAAAAACCATGTTTTCACCCAACAACAGTGCATTTGTTATTTTGAAACAATTAGATGAAATCAGAGGTCTACTCATTGATCTAAAAGGATAA
- a CDS encoding bactofilin family protein, with protein MSNPSTEEEFLVNSIIGEGAEFTGEFKFPGLIRIDGKFRGVLETTGKVLIGKSGIVDTDIKARVVVAGGEIRGNIYATERVTLLSSCRLEGDIVTPRLIVEEGVVFHGKCTINPTRH; from the coding sequence ATGTCGAATCCATCAACAGAAGAAGAATTTTTAGTTAATAGCATCATCGGAGAAGGGGCTGAGTTCACTGGTGAATTTAAGTTCCCTGGCCTCATCCGTATCGATGGAAAATTCCGTGGAGTTCTCGAAACTACAGGAAAGGTCCTTATCGGAAAGTCCGGAATCGTCGATACTGATATCAAAGCACGAGTTGTGGTTGCAGGTGGAGAAATCCGCGGAAATATTTATGCAACTGAACGTGTAACACTACTTTCAAGTTGTCGATTAGAAGGGGACATTGTGACACCTCGCCTCATCGTCGAAGAAGGTGTAGTGTTCCATGGGAAATGTACAATTAACCCCACTCGTCATTAG
- a CDS encoding M23 family metallopeptidase has translation MEVKQRLHLIFYRLRYKVQEWKLKLSQRYEDLDKKGREKLTIMVIPHTDRKTINFVISYKAISIFIGIMVVLLVISAVNVLSHSGSIHQLTELNLTNKDFIRQSSKMKEEVNSLHETIQYYYDRISNLYIKLGGDPSRVSKGMGGQAGQFLALQGTPQTDITDESFRIKEDIHNLKLSSELSEEIIKLIKKRKSIIKNTPSIWPTKGYVLFPFGKYISPITGKEEINRGLDIGSFPGAEVIATAPGLVFDTGYSPATGYYVKISHRFGWKTIYSNLDRIRVKKNEKLSKGDILGYVGKSPENPIYHLHYEVHVGTQALNPFSFLNQIQE, from the coding sequence GTGGAAGTAAAACAAAGACTACATTTAATTTTTTACCGACTTCGGTATAAAGTCCAGGAATGGAAGCTTAAGTTGTCCCAACGTTACGAAGATTTGGACAAAAAAGGTCGTGAAAAACTGACCATCATGGTCATTCCTCATACTGACCGAAAAACCATCAACTTTGTTATCTCTTACAAGGCCATTTCTATCTTCATTGGTATCATGGTTGTTTTACTTGTCATCAGTGCGGTAAACGTTTTATCTCATAGTGGATCCATCCACCAACTCACCGAACTCAATTTAACCAATAAAGACTTTATTAGACAATCATCTAAGATGAAAGAAGAGGTAAACTCTCTTCACGAAACCATACAATACTATTATGACCGTATCTCCAATCTTTATATCAAATTAGGTGGAGATCCATCTCGAGTATCCAAAGGGATGGGTGGACAAGCAGGACAATTCCTTGCACTCCAAGGAACACCTCAAACTGACATCACAGATGAATCCTTTCGCATCAAAGAAGACATTCATAATTTAAAATTATCATCAGAGCTTTCTGAAGAGATCATCAAACTCATTAAAAAAAGAAAGAGCATCATCAAAAACACACCATCGATTTGGCCAACAAAAGGGTATGTATTGTTTCCCTTTGGAAAGTACATTTCACCGATTACTGGCAAAGAAGAAATCAATCGTGGTTTGGATATTGGATCTTTTCCTGGAGCAGAAGTCATCGCAACTGCACCTGGTTTAGTGTTTGATACTGGTTACTCACCAGCGACTGGATATTATGTAAAAATTTCCCACAGATTTGGTTGGAAAACGATCTACTCAAATTTAGATCGAATCCGTGTTAAGAAAAACGAAAAACTCTCTAAGGGTGACATTCTTGGATATGTAGGAAAATCTCCTGAAAATCCGATTTACCACCTTCATTATGAAGTACATGTTGGTACCCAAGCGTTGAATCCGTTTTCGTTTCTCAACCAAATCCAAGAATAA
- a CDS encoding TatD family hydrolase: MGYSLIDTHCHLDIIREQGQSIEETLEKSRIAGVDQLVQIGIDLPSSNEAVRISETYSTDALKISYSIGCHPTETHEFPNADQILDLAKSRMNDPKFAAIGEIGVDLYHDASTRSQQNDVLRKFLDFSSEYQLPVVIHSRDAFLDTYEALKEYKTKAFGVIHCFTYDYEAAKQFVDLGYYISFSGIVTFKSAVEIQEAAKKIPLESILIETDAPFLSPMPHRGKRNDSSHLPFVLEKMYSLRTEPNTEVEERIYKNSLKFTERKAYHHA, from the coding sequence ATGGGATATTCGTTGATCGACACACATTGCCACTTAGACATAATTCGAGAACAAGGACAAAGTATCGAAGAAACCCTGGAGAAATCCCGAATCGCAGGAGTAGACCAACTGGTTCAAATCGGTATCGATTTGCCAAGTTCAAACGAAGCAGTTCGTATATCAGAAACGTATTCAACAGATGCACTAAAAATTTCTTATTCGATTGGTTGTCACCCAACGGAAACCCATGAGTTTCCCAATGCTGATCAAATTTTAGATTTAGCCAAATCCCGAATGAACGATCCTAAGTTCGCAGCAATTGGTGAAATTGGTGTGGATCTTTATCATGACGCAAGCACTCGTTCTCAACAAAATGATGTATTGCGAAAGTTTTTGGATTTTTCTTCAGAGTACCAATTGCCCGTTGTCATTCATTCACGAGATGCTTTTTTGGATACGTATGAAGCTTTAAAAGAATATAAGACAAAGGCATTTGGTGTGATCCATTGTTTTACTTACGATTATGAAGCTGCAAAACAATTTGTTGATCTTGGGTATTATATTTCTTTTTCGGGAATTGTTACTTTTAAATCAGCGGTGGAGATCCAAGAAGCTGCTAAAAAAATTCCACTCGAATCCATTTTGATTGAAACAGATGCACCATTTTTATCACCAATGCCTCACCGTGGAAAACGAAATGATTCTTCACATTTGCCTTTTGTATTAGAGAAAATGTATTCATTACGTACAGAACCAAATACAGAAGTAGAAGAACGTATTTATAAAAATTCACTAAAATTTACAGAAAGAAAGGCTTATCATCATGCTTGA
- the serS gene encoding serine--tRNA ligase gives MLDINRIVQNPEELLSTLQKRGVVSTDIEAKIKSVSEKQRKLKLEVEELRAERNRVSKEIGIQKSQGKDITEISNSMKGVGERIKAIEEELSKEEESLHDLNLGLPNLLDPSVPEGKSEEDNVLIRQWGEIKKHSFEAKTHFDIGEKLGIFDFERGVKLSGARFYTYRGLGAKLERALMNLMLDTHTSENGYEEMWVPVLVNDESMTATGQLPKFAEDFYRLEKDGLNLIPTAEVPLTNYYRDEIIQEKELPISVCAHTSCFRREAGSYGRDTRGLVRVHQFQKVELVKFVEPEKSVEEHEKMLKDAESILQKLNLPYRVMLLCSKDMSSASSKTYDIEVWMPGLGRFMEISSVSNFKDYQARRGKIRYKSKEGKNLLVHTLNGSGLAIGRTLAAVIENYQLEDGTFQIPDVLKQYIR, from the coding sequence ATGCTTGATATCAATCGTATTGTTCAGAACCCAGAAGAACTACTTTCCACCTTACAAAAACGTGGTGTTGTCTCTACTGACATAGAAGCAAAAATTAAATCTGTTTCTGAAAAACAAAGAAAATTAAAATTAGAAGTGGAAGAACTTCGTGCGGAACGAAACCGCGTTTCTAAAGAAATTGGAATCCAAAAATCACAAGGAAAAGACATTACTGAAATATCGAATTCAATGAAAGGAGTTGGAGAACGCATCAAAGCAATCGAAGAAGAACTTTCAAAAGAAGAAGAATCTTTACATGATCTTAATTTAGGACTACCTAATTTATTAGACCCTTCAGTTCCAGAAGGAAAGTCTGAAGAAGATAACGTCCTAATCAGACAATGGGGTGAAATTAAAAAACACTCTTTTGAGGCAAAAACCCATTTTGATATTGGTGAGAAACTAGGTATTTTTGATTTTGAACGAGGAGTAAAACTTTCTGGTGCCAGATTTTACACCTATCGAGGTTTAGGTGCAAAATTAGAACGTGCCTTAATGAATTTAATGCTCGATACGCACACATCTGAAAATGGATATGAAGAAATGTGGGTTCCTGTTCTTGTAAACGACGAATCCATGACAGCTACTGGCCAACTCCCAAAGTTTGCCGAAGATTTTTATCGATTAGAGAAAGATGGATTGAATCTCATTCCAACAGCCGAGGTGCCTCTCACCAACTATTACCGAGATGAAATCATCCAAGAAAAAGAATTACCTATCTCTGTTTGTGCACACACATCCTGTTTTAGAAGAGAGGCTGGATCCTATGGAAGAGATACACGTGGACTTGTGCGTGTTCACCAATTCCAAAAAGTCGAGCTTGTTAAATTTGTAGAACCAGAAAAGTCAGTGGAAGAACACGAAAAGATGTTAAAAGATGCAGAATCCATTCTGCAAAAATTAAATCTGCCGTATCGTGTGATGTTACTTTGTAGCAAAGATATGTCGAGTGCTTCCTCCAAAACTTATGATATCGAAGTGTGGATGCCTGGACTTGGACGATTTATGGAAATTTCTTCAGTTTCGAACTTCAAAGACTATCAAGCAAGACGAGGAAAAATTCGATACAAGTCAAAGGAAGGAAAAAACCTGCTCGTCCATACTTTGAATGGTTCTGGTCTTGCGATCGGTCGAACACTGGCAGCAGTGATTGAAAATTACCAATTAGAAGATGGAACCTTCCAAATTCCGGATGTCTTAAAACAATATATCCGATAA
- a CDS encoding OmpA family protein: protein MMASSVFAQTREGEDTLVVSPIKGPINSEFQEFGPTMTPDAKTLYFYSKRSERSFTEIFKSERKKDGTWDFPEEVSVLNSPFDDQSPFITRDGKMILLSSNRDGSIEVMLADGKVGISRDLYVSNWNGKTWSVPTALPSPINTEEIEENPHLLGDTLLFTRYPFGKPNLAKIYYSQFKNNQWTKPKLLPSPINDQHATIAAAFNDDGKILFFSSNRPGGFGGFDLYMAKIEGEKFTNVENLGSPINSSEDEAYIVFQQVKKTFLFCRRVEGKSFDIFTASVPKQENLVQKKLEETKKISLDSVYFERASSILKPESSIPLDSIVDYLHENSEQKMKIIGHTDLTGNFEDNMNLSKERAESVKQYLVSKGVDPNRLVTEGKGPTQPMVQGTDEASSKKNRRTEFVLLNP from the coding sequence ATGATGGCTTCATCAGTATTTGCTCAAACAAGGGAAGGTGAAGATACGTTAGTCGTAAGTCCGATCAAAGGCCCTATCAATTCAGAGTTTCAAGAGTTTGGTCCAACCATGACTCCTGATGCAAAAACTTTATATTTTTATTCGAAACGATCAGAACGCAGTTTTACAGAAATTTTCAAATCGGAACGAAAGAAAGATGGAACATGGGATTTTCCTGAAGAAGTTAGTGTTTTAAATTCACCATTCGATGACCAAAGTCCGTTTATAACTCGCGATGGAAAAATGATCCTTCTTTCATCAAATCGAGATGGATCAATTGAAGTGATGTTAGCAGATGGGAAAGTCGGTATTTCGAGAGATTTGTATGTTTCCAATTGGAACGGAAAAACATGGTCAGTTCCTACTGCTTTACCTTCCCCTATCAATACAGAGGAAATTGAAGAAAATCCGCATTTGTTAGGTGATACTCTCCTATTCACTCGATACCCATTCGGAAAACCAAACTTAGCAAAAATTTATTATAGTCAGTTTAAAAACAATCAGTGGACAAAACCAAAACTTTTGCCTTCACCAATCAATGACCAACATGCAACAATAGCTGCTGCCTTTAACGATGATGGCAAAATACTATTTTTCTCATCCAACCGTCCTGGTGGATTTGGCGGATTTGATTTGTATATGGCAAAAATCGAAGGGGAAAAATTTACGAATGTAGAGAATTTAGGAAGTCCTATTAACTCTTCTGAAGATGAAGCCTATATTGTGTTTCAGCAGGTGAAAAAAACCTTTCTATTCTGCCGGCGAGTGGAAGGAAAATCATTTGATATTTTCACAGCATCCGTTCCTAAACAGGAAAATTTGGTTCAAAAGAAATTAGAAGAGACAAAGAAAATTTCGCTCGATTCAGTCTATTTTGAAAGAGCTTCATCTATTTTGAAACCAGAATCATCAATTCCCTTGGATTCAATTGTAGATTACCTTCATGAGAATTCCGAACAAAAAATGAAAATCATCGGACATACTGACCTAACTGGTAATTTTGAAGACAATATGAATTTGTCTAAAGAAAGAGCTGAATCCGTTAAACAATATTTAGTCTCTAAAGGTGTTGATCCTAACCGGTTGGTGACAGAAGGAAAAGGACCCACACAACCTATGGTGCAGGGAACAGATGAAGCTTCATCGAAAAAAAATCGACGGACAGAATTTGTCTTACTAAATCCTTAA
- a CDS encoding substrate-binding periplasmic protein, which yields MFPNYLRIVWKILVAFLFVPTLLMGQSSPTLEKIKKTKTLTVSVNEFYDPFYIENPNEEFPGLDVELAQEYAKFLDVDLKIIPLRTFDQHARMLEKGDSQIAMAGISSSINRFRDVYFTDPYLISTPSALVNRTALPPEPEGQIVTVQLFRNLNDLTNITGISYSVLANSSNHQFLREAFPKAQVFSYFTNEAALNELKKNNVNAFVADSFYIQALLQKDSSLRANYLPILGVVQEDHISMAIAKRDIEFLYNLNFFIKELKRTGKIQQLINKYFKSNKWVKKE from the coding sequence ATGTTCCCTAATTACCTTCGAATTGTTTGGAAAATATTGGTAGCCTTTCTATTTGTCCCAACATTGCTTATGGGACAATCCAGTCCAACTCTGGAAAAAATTAAAAAAACCAAAACATTAACTGTATCCGTTAATGAATTTTACGATCCATTTTATATTGAAAATCCAAATGAAGAGTTTCCTGGACTAGATGTTGAATTGGCTCAAGAATATGCAAAATTTTTAGATGTTGATTTAAAGATTATTCCCTTACGTACATTTGACCAACACGCTCGTATGTTAGAAAAAGGAGATAGCCAAATTGCAATGGCTGGAATCTCTTCTTCAATCAATCGTTTTCGTGATGTTTATTTTACAGATCCATATTTAATTTCGACACCTTCTGCTTTAGTGAACCGTACAGCACTTCCACCTGAACCGGAAGGACAAATTGTGACAGTACAACTTTTTAGAAATTTAAATGATTTAACGAATATTACAGGAATTTCATATTCAGTTTTAGCAAATAGTTCCAACCATCAATTTTTACGTGAAGCATTTCCTAAAGCTCAAGTATTTTCTTATTTCACAAATGAAGCAGCTTTAAACGAATTAAAGAAAAATAACGTAAATGCATTTGTTGCTGATTCATTTTACATCCAAGCACTACTACAAAAAGATTCTTCTCTACGAGCTAATTATTTACCAATCTTAGGTGTAGTGCAAGAAGATCATATAAGTATGGCAATTGCAAAAAGAGACATTGAATTTCTTTATAACCTCAACTTTTTCATTAAGGAACTAAAACGTACGGGCAAAATCCAACAGTTGATTAACAAATACTTTAAATCAAATAAATGGGTAAAAAAAGAGTAA